The DNA segment GTATACCACAAATACTTTGTTACAAGTAACAGTCATGCAGTaatatcaaagtaaaagtactcgtTATGCAGAATTGCCCACTTGAGAATAATGTCTATTATACTCAGATCAGTTACTTAagaaaaaactcaaaacagTCAAAGTACAACTCAAAATTATACTTGAATAAAGTAGTTGAATAAATGTGCATGGTTACACTTGACTAAATGAGACTGAATCATATTCTATTTTAACTGAGAGGGAAAATGAGTATGTATTATGCTAGTAACCCTCAcaactaaaaacacaaatgataaTGCTAAGAATTGAAATCATTCATAATCCTGATTTCAATGAAGGAATTTTGAGAGCAGTACACAACTACTTAATTGTACAGTCCCACTGTTTCCCCTACACGTacaatgcatttatttaattaattaaaggcTTCATGATTATTAACTCTGCCATTTGAAATGTGATGtcatttactgtttactgtgtttCTGCAAAGCCTCAGGGGCACAACATAGTGGCAGGATTAAAAGAGGACTGGGTTGAAAAGTAGAAGCAAACTCCAACACTGTGATATAACGTGATGAGTTTTAGTTACTTATGTTATGTTCTACAGCATGTGAATATAAAtgcaacaataacacaaactgctgtctgATTTTTGATGTTAACAGTCCATGTAAACATATTCATTGTTGGTCATTATGTCAGTGGTGCGCGACAGTTAAATCTGTACAAACCTGCTGCAACATGAATCATCTTTAAGGGTCTAGTatgagaaaaaatgttaaattagaATGAGAAGACCATGTCACAGAAACAAGACTCAATCATAAGTAATGTACACAAAACTTCAGTCTTAATACAAGACAGCACTGCAGCAAATTTAACTCAACCCAAAACACCAACACCAGATCTTTTCCAAATGTAGATGCACGATGAAAGGGAGCAGCAGAACGTGTTTACTTTATAAACTGCATTTTGTTAAGTCTTTTATTTAAGGATTTATTAGTCATGAGCTTGGTGTGGAGGGTGGGGACAGGCTGTGTACTatctccatctgtctccttTTGTCCTTGGCACGGGTGATAGTCATCTTGAATAAGCGACAGTACAGCTCCATGGCGGCTGGAGTGTCATCATTCCCAGGCACAGGGTACGTTACCAGGCAGGGGTTGCAGTTTGAGTCCACAACCCCCACTGTGGGAATGTTCATCTTTGCTGCATCTCTAATTCCCACGTGCTGCTGAAACACATTGTTGAGGGTGGACAGGAAGATGATGAGGTCTGGTAAACGGACTCCTGGGCTGTACTGGATGTGGGCATTGGTAAGGAGGCCACCCTGCCAGTACCGTGTATGAGCGTACTCCCCACAATCCCTAGCAGTGCTCTCCACCAGGTGGACGAATTGACGCCTGCGATTGACAAACAATATGATGCCGCCACGGTATGCTACATGGGCAGTGAAGTTCAGAGCTTGTTGAAGGTGCTCCACAGTCTGGTCGAGATCAATTATATCTTGGTCCAAACGGCAACCATAGAGGTATGGCTCCATAAGCCTAAAAAAAGAGAATTACagtgaaattttaaaaagtcataaatTACAATTGGAATTTGGAGCCTTCCACCTCAAGATACATAGTTATGCATGGGATACTTCTTTGCATATTCAGTTAAAGCAGACAACAGCTCCTTTGGTGTAAGATCGAGGATTTGTGAGTAGTCACTCAAATAACAGCTCACACTGTTtactgttctgctctgttttctttcctgcatgtattttaatgtaaaagGGAGTGGTAGACATTTTTGGTAGCACATGTAAACCATACCTTCAGTTTAAATCTTTGTCAGATTtgtaatttatacattttgacCAGTGACGACTAATGACAATGATCTGTAACATATGGCCAAATCAAGTAAGCATTTTAAGGCCTAATACGGTGATATTTTTCACTGGCAAAGTCTAGAGTGAAACAAGCAAGAAATTAAGATTGATGAAGAGCATGCGTTGCAGATAACCGGGAAGACACCAAATGTCTTTTGATGTTTGTGGGTTGTAGGTATCACACAATTACTGACTGCAAACAATTTGCAACCACGTATCAAATATGATTATTTTAAGTTTATATTAATGTGTTCTATCACTTCAGGTTTCCTTAATTTGCAGGACCTTATACAGAGAGGGTTTGGATGCTGGTCACACAATACAGATGTGACCACCCTCAAAATACTTTTCATACTCTTTTGTATGCAATCTGGAAATCTCTGGGTTTTtaactgttggttggacaagTGATCACTCGGTTAATGGAGAAAACAGTTGGCAGAGTACTtgataacattaataataataaggtGCAGCCGTCCTTTAAACTCAAATAGTCGAATCAATAAAATAGGATCAACATCATGTCGTTTCTTCTACATTTCTGAATGTGTCTAGTTGTTAAAAGTGTGAATAGCACATCTATAGCCATGTAATTCACTTAACAATTCCCATCCTCTGACCCAGCAGAGCATCCAACATTAATAAGTCACACCAACCTGTGCCTGCAACCTTTTTTATGGCCAAGATGCACCCTGGCGTCGAATAAATCTTTCAACGAGAAGAGCTCTGACACACAGAAGTAGTCCGGCTTCTCAAGAGGCAGGTTCAATATTTTTTCTGcatgaataagaaaaaaaccTGCATGAAGTATGGAGAAAAAATACACCAACTCTAGTTATGACACATACATCCATGCTACGTTAGCTCACCTGTAACATCATCAGTTTGGGGTTGAGGTGTTTTAACAGTCGCTGCAGTAGCATACTGGTGTCCACCACAGGAGTATCCAATTGTAGCAGTCCGTAGCTGCCGTAGCCCCAAAAGTCCTGAATACGAAACAAAAATATTGGTCAAAACATTGAACGTTAACGTATAAGAAGTAAGTACGGCTAGCTAACCAACTAGCTACTGACATTAGCTATAAGCTAAGTGGCTAGCATGTcaagcataaaaataaaacagttccATAACTGTACTTGCCACAGATCTAAAATTTTGttaaatacactgaaaataatCTGAGGACAATGTTACAATGGtggaaaattaaaaacttttaatGTGCAGAAACCTTTCGTCAGGGTCCGGACTGCCATGCTTGCTGGAGGAGTGGAAGGTCAGCAAACTGCGACTGCGCGTTTGTAGTTCTTTGGATACCGTAAAGCTGTGTTACAGTGGACTACAATacccatgaaaaaaaaattgaaactGCGCAACTTTattgaaaaacaaagcacaacacTCACTGCGCCACACTTACATTGAACAactattaaatataaaaacaatatgaacCAATGTCAATGTTGAATAACTCCTGATTTATAACAAATACTAGGCAAAAAAAAGGTGACACTTACAAAAACAATAGCTGTAGTATGAAGAGGAATTCATGTTGTCTATCTGGCCAAGGTCAACTCCTCAACAACCTTGACACCAGAAAAATTATTCTTATTTAGGggcaacatgaaaaaaaaaaggcaccaCACTCCGGCAGTTCCTGGGGTTAAAGATTTACCTTGTACttcaaaactgcaaaaaagaagaaatgccCTTAACTGattacataaacaaacaagtaaacTGAAATTTCTTTCTCCATGTATAGTTACGTATTTCAGAGAATCTATCTAATATATAACTTAGAACATTACAAAATAGGACATAAGACATTTTTCATACTTCAAAAAAGGAGTGTTAAATACTGTAATCCAAAACATAAAATTGCCATTAGTCTGCAACATCAAAACCAACATGAAACcttacataaacaaacacttaatAAAGTGCAAAGTAACAAACCACAGCTTGCAATATCAAACACCATATACATGCATGTTTCAAACGCAGAGTGAAGTATCATTCTGTTATGCTGTGCTGGTTGGGTGCTTCGTTTCTCCTGCAAAGAgatgataatgaaataaaatgagcattctctgtttgactgtgaccactcactgcagagacaaaaccaTCTGCGTCCAATCACATACCTGCTCACTGGAACAAACTGAAGCTTTCTTTTGACACGTTGCAGAGTCTTGCTCTGAATAGGAGCACTAATGAGAGAAGCTTTCTCCTGCAAGCATTGTGGGTAACAGCCAAAGTAAATAATATTCACTTGTCCTTGTGATAGATAAGGCTACTGAGTTTAGGTAATGTGTTACTGAATATCTGGTGTCATCATAACAGGGATACAAACAGTGAAGTGAGGCGAACTGTAACAAAACTTGTCATCTCGCTACATAATTGTACCTTCTTGCATTTTTCAGCCAGGTACCTCCTGCTGAACAtcctgcttctctcctctgtggtAAGAGCTATGCAGGGTCTGAAGGTGATGCCAGGGTCAATGGCACTGGACAAAGACCTGAGCAAGGCAAAGCAGGACATGCATCAGAGAAGTCCCCACTAAGTACTCTTATAATTCAAAACAACATCCACCTTCAAGCCAGTGAGCATAAAAATTTTCCACCAACTACAGGAATGCTAGTAATGATTAAACACTATTAATGAGGAAGACTCATTGTGTTCGGATTCCACTCTTTATTACACAGATGCACTTAGAAGACACAGCAAAAGGTTTTATTTgaaagagtaaaagaaaaaagaaaaacacttcttacaaaatatttacaaaaccTGGCAATGCACAGCATGTTCAGTAATTTTTTttgataaacaaaaataaatagcCTTTTTTCACATAGGAAATTCAAGAAAACTTTAACATGACAAAGAAATGAACACACTAAATATCAAGTTtagcaaaacagagagaagtaATTATGTGGCTTCGGTGGAAACTGGAACAACACTTGTGTCATAGAGGTAATAAGTCCAAGACTGCTATAGTGGCTTTCATCAACTACTGAGCTTTAACTTCCCATCTATGAATCTGAAACCATACAATAAACTAAGGGCACTGAGTCTGGAAAACAAATGTTGTTGGTTGCAGGGTAGATGTAGTGTGATATAATATAACATGGTATTCGAGAAAGGATACAAGATTGTTCCAGTATCCACTAGTGTTGTAAAATTGCGCTAAAAAGGTGCCTATTAGGGGTCATGGTAATAATCTGTTTTTTGCAATGTACCCcagcctttttctttttatgtgcaAAAGTCAGAAAGGATCTACTGAATCTATGGATCAATGGACgaaataaaaatagttttgagTTTGATTGTTTTCAAGTTGGAGTAGACAattctgagacactcctcttTGCAGGACTTGAGTGGAAAGGTATTACGGGGGAAGAATGAGTCTGGAGTGGTCTGAGGAGACATGCAGTCAGAGTTCAACAGTGGTGAGCAATGTAGAGGCTTGATACAGAATAATCTGGGGAGGTAAAGTAACAGCACACTGTATTGATATCTGAGGAACCCAGTCCAGACAGCTTCAGTCATCAGTAGaagaattacattttacatacCTATGACTTCAGTGTTGTCAGAAAAAGGCATTTAGGAGAATTAGCACAAATTCTGATAAATATAATCACTTGTTATAGAAAATTTTATAATAATTGTTTTGGCCATATGACTCCCTCTACATAAAGATTTCCTAATAATGGTGTTTGGGGCTGCTACAAAcacttattttcattactgattaatttgCCCATTATACTCTTGATCAACTGATTAACTCTATGAAGCACAAAAAAACTAACCAACCCTTCATATATTACAGAAAAAAGCAGAtacatcatcacatcacatttaaaaagatgGAACAAATGATGAAGAACGCCTTAAATATTTAACTCTCTATTGACTAATCAATAGTTTCAGGTCTGATTGTGTTTTGCACGCACAAGtctcttttctgcttctttctgaCCACCCCAGtaaactgtgtaaatgtgtcaAATTTGATGTATAGGACACCTGAAAATGAACGATCTAATTATCAATGAGTTTGCATTGAAATACCCCTAAACAGGGCAGTGATAAACATATTACAATAACATCAACAATGGTTACTTTCTAACTTTTGCACATAAAAGGTTGCCGATTTCCTCTTAAAGTAAACCTATATATCTAAATTGTGTAAGATTAAATAACAGCATGTATTTTTCAGATTAACATGGCTAATTTGTGTTGTTCCACTGACACATTAAAAAGATAACATCCTAATTGTAAGCATTTGGACTTTGGtgacagtttatttttcttggTCACATTTTTTTACATGACAGATATTTAgaatgatgacattttctgcaAGGAAGTATTCTGCATTTGGATAGTAGCACTACTCATGCAGTCTGCCTCTTCtacaaaatgtcactgtattgCTTTTCAAAGGTTCAGTGATATGGATggtcaaacacaaaaaaagtttttgtgaCGCGCCATTATGTTACACAGCTGtataaatgtacaaacacattttttaaaatgcctGTTTTGATTTATTGTATTAACAAACATTCCCTTAGAGCCTATAAATGAATGAGCTTGATCATAACCTACCTTATATTTATTAGCAGGGCACAATCAAGAAATGAATTTATATAAAAGTTGGATTATGGTGATGCTATGGGACATAGTGACCAAAGGAAATACTTACAATGTGGAAAAGCCCTGCTGCTTCTCTGGATTTCTCCTGTCGCCTGACTCACAATCTGCCTCATCCACAAACTCTTCCTCTGTTCTTTCTAGATGTACTTCTTTATCATCTCTCTTCATGCTCTcgccctctctttttttctcagttagCAAGTCcactctctcctttccctcGCTCCTTTCCCTGCTTCGAACCTGGACATGGTTGGTCCTATTAGATTCCAGTTCGACAAACACACTCTTGTCCTTAGACATATGCACcatactctctgtctctccttctaTAGAGCACTGTGACTGGTGGCCAGGCGGCAGGCTCCGTGTAAAGGACATCCTCGGATGCTGCCTGGCAGCAGACAAAAGATTCAAAACAGGGGACCTGAACGTGGTATTTACACTTGTCCTTGTAGAGGACCAAACAGAGACTGGAGTCTGTGATTTGAGGTTGATGCTCCCGCTTTGATATGGTAGAGCTGCTGATGCAGTTTCGCTGATTTTGGATGAATTCATATGGAATGGTGTTCTACTGAAAGTTCTTGTGTCAGTAATGGGAAGTCCCAGACTCTGGCGCCACTTATTTGACTCAGAACGAGAATGAGCAATACTGGGACTCAAAGCTGGTCGAACTCTCTCCACCTGAGGAGTGACGTCCTGGATGTCACCTCTCCCTGTGCTGGGCCTCCTTTGCTCGGTTCTAGCAGCCCCTGCCCCATCTGCCGGCTCCAAAACACTAGGGCTGCAGGactggactgaggacagacatGATTGTGCACCAACAGTAGAGATGTCTGGCAGCAAACTCTGTGGCGTTGGAAGAGTCTGTTTATCTTGAGGGGGACAACTCAAAGGTGATTGTCCAGAGAAAGGGGTGGCGACACTTATTCTTGGAATTTCAGCCAGCTGATTTTCCTGTTTAATCTCTTCTTCTTGAGGTGAGGTACAAACTGTGACGGTACCATTCCTTGATACATCTCCAtctttacttttcaatgcagtTGAAACTTTGGCCTTTTCAGCCAGAAACCTTCTGATCTCTTGCTCAATGCTATCGTCACTGTCCACTGAACTACTATCTTCCTTTAACTGAGGAGCAGTCTGATTATTGTGCAGCAACATGGAGTCTAGACCTTCAGTGCCTTTCAATATTTCTGTATCACCTCCATGCATTTCctgctcttttattttatctatttgtttatgttggaaaatgttctttttactCAGTCCAGTCTTGTCTTTGATGTTATCCTTAcacttttgtacttttttcaAAGCACTGCGCTTGGAAAAAGAATCAGGTTTTAACTTTTTGGTCTGTAAAACATTTGTTGGTAGTGGTTCCTCTTCCTTGAGGCACTTCCTTGATTTCCGCTTTAAGTCTCTTATCTTTTTCTTTGACTTCTTTTTTGTCTTGAGCAAGTCTTTTATAGCGGTGTCTAGGTCCTCATCACTGTCAAGTGAGCTGCTTTTGTCTCcactttgttctgttttagCTAATCCAGCGACTGGGTGTGTTTGACTTCTGTGCGAAGATACCAATGGGCTCAAATCTTTTCTATGCTCAGGTAAAGATTTAGGAGATGTTACTTTAACACTATTATCAATCCCTGACATGTTGAAAATGCTacagttttcctctttgtgttttcttctctgtgtcaATGACACTCTTGAAGGTTTCTTCTGGGTTGcaacttgttttgcttttgctttctcTGGCTCATTCATACCTTGAGGCTCTTGAGTCACTGCTGAGCCAGGTGGCTGTTGGTGCATTTGGGCCTTCTGCTCGAGAAATTTCCTGATTTCCTGCTCGATCCCATCTTCACTATCAATGGAGCTGTCATCACTTTCTTCATCTGGGCAAGTGTCAGGAAGTGAGGGCTGCAAGGAAGATTCAGCAGGGGCACAACTGCTGCTAAGGCCAACACTATGATGGAAGGCCCCGGGCATAACAGTTTTAGAAATGTCCAGTATTGCCTCAGCACACATGAGCTCTGCAGTTGTATTAACCTTTGGGGGAGCAGTTGTAGGTTGATCCTTAAAACTTTCTATTTTAAACGAAAATAATCCATTTCCTTTACCTCTCTGGCCCTCGGAGAATGAATTCTTGGGGATGAAAGCAGATGAAGGAGGAACAGATTTCAATTCTTTCTCTGTTctggtctttttctttttcagtttgtgtttcttcatgttttccGTGCTTGTACTTCCAACAGCATGTATTAATGACTTActaaagtgtttctgtttgtgtaagaATGGTTTCAGGACACTCTTCTCCTTGAGTTGCTCAAGCTGGTAGCAGCGAATAGCTTCTTCAATCCCATCATCGCTAGTGGAGTCTGACTCATCTTTGTATGCTTGTGGATTGAAAGTGTCCCTTCTGTTCTGCTGCTCCCTTTTCTCCAACTGGTACCTTTGAATTGCCTCTTCGATACCATCATCACTACTGGAATCATTTGAGTCTTCCTCCAGCTTCACTGTGACTGGGCACTTCACTTTGTTGAAAATCCTGATTGTTTTAGATGGGCTCTTTGTCTGCTCTTTGGATGAGATTAAACTTTTGGTTATTGTACTTTTATTGGAATCCAATTTCTTAACCATGTTGTCATTGAGGGTGGCCTTGTTTTTGATATACTTTTTAATAGGTATAAcagctggtgctgctggtgtCTCGGCTTTGACACTTTTTGGATATTGGTTACTTGTGATCAAAAATGTATTGCTGTCAGAGTTCTGTTTGGAAACTTCAGGAATGGGTGAGTTTTTCCTCTGAATTTTGGATGACTGGAGAAACGTGGAGCATGGTTCTGCCTTGCGTTTGTGATCATCCTTTTCCTTCAGGTATTCCAGTATTGCCTCCTCAATTCCTCTGTCCACAGAATCATCACTGTCGGAGTCACTGCTCTCATGGTTGACTGGGGAGGAAACATCTGCCTGCTGGTTTTCAGTGGGGCCTTTCGTTTTGGACTTGGCTCCTACATAAGAACCCACTGCAACCTTGCAGACTTGCGGATGACCGTCTTGTCCTGATAGCACATTTCCCTCAATCTCGTCACCCATCTCGAGTGAGGACTGGGTGCTCCTCAGGCTCTCTATGATCATCTGGACCTTGTTTGAGATAGGTGTGCCTCTGGTGGACAACTCAGTGTCAGAGTCATTGAAGCACTGAAGGCTATAGCCTCCAGGTGGGCCACATGTTCTCCATTCTGTTTGCGTCGCTGCGACAGGAGGTACATTCATCAAGTACATTCTAGAGAAGTAGGGTGAGGTCCTCGACCACTGGAGTGCAACTGCCTCCGATCACAGTCACATTGTTCAATCtaggaagaaaacagaaagagtgCCAGGAAAATCAAATTACATTGAAATTTAAAAGTCACACATGTAGAATTTCTGTAGGATTAATCTATCAGATTATTCTGATGGCAAGCATTACTATTCATTCTGTGTCCACACATCAGATTATCTATTTCAGGGAAATTTGAGGGACACTGCAGGAGTTTTTCAGAAAGTTAACCACTACTATTAATACATTATTTGGAGAAAATAAGGGTTGAAGTCAACACATACTTTTGTTATCAATTAGTATTGATTAGTTTTAAAATAAGTATAATTACTTCTCAAAAAAAATAAGGATACCAATACCAATATTGATATTTGAGAGTTTAATAATGGCTTTTTAAATCAATTAGTCAGTCCAAATTGCTGACAAAACATTTGCCAGTTGTTTAATCAATTAAGCAATCTTTCTAATCTTCAAGTACTAAAGAAAATGCTGTAAATTGTCATTCCGATAACTATTATTACCATaggctttgtttttttgtctgtcccTATTGTTAAACTAATGCCCTGAGAGAGAATGGAAAACATGACTTTATGTAACATAAAAAGATATCACCATAGTGATGattgttattttgtccattttttgtCAAAAACAATTTGATTTAACCATCAGAATTAAAAACGTAATCATCtccaacaaaaaaatatatgtaattccttttcttttacttaCACTATTGTTTATCAGAATGGTCAATACTGAAAGACATCCCATCTCAATACATATCTAGGCAAAGAGCTGCATGTCCAGTATAAGAGGCATACTCAGTGCTCTGCTGCTACCTTGTGGACGAACTGGATGTGACCACTCTGCAGTAATAGCCACAGCCATATCAACCTGCTACTGGACTGGGGGAAAAATGAGCTGTGGGACCCTGTTCTATAGTTGGTTCAAGttgactgaaaacaaatgtatcTGCTTACAATCACACACTtggtataaaaaataaaaataaaaataaaaaggcaagTGCAATATTTAAAAGTACTAAAAGTTGATTCTAACACACACCTACAAGACAGGGCTTTAGATTAGGTAAATATGCAGGAGCCGACTTGTAGTCCATCTTATTTAATATGGTGCATATTGCAACAAATgtgcaataataaaaaaaatactgtaaggTAATCGTCACAAAATTAACCTGGGGCTCCCAAGGCCCCTTGGGGGTCTGGGGCCTTGAGGCAGTTGTCCAATTCACCCTGTTAGTAATCCAGCCTCAGGGCTGCCTTGAAGCTGTGATTGGAgtgttaaatacattttattacagGTTAAATAATACAACTGTATTTCAAAACAATATCCCACTCTACCCTGAAATCCAATGACTTGACTGACACACACTTGCTATTAATCTTGGACCTATTTGTCGTGTACCTCTTTTATAATTTGATTGTGGCATTGGTTAAAAACATGTTATAAAAGGCTTAGAATTAAGAATGGTGAAGTATGGTATAGCTACTAAGTATTTTTTCACTTGTTGAGATTTACCTTCAAACACAATTAACACCCAAATAATATAATTCAGTATTTCTCAAACACTACCAAATGAAGGTGAAAGAAACACATTAGTCATTTTAATATGTgcttgctttttattttaagtgGGCAAATAAACCACATTTTCCCTTGGGGCCCAGTGACACCCACTGAAAAGCCCTTAAAGGCCCCCAGGCCCCAATGAATCAATTTCAGAAGGGTATATGTTAGTATCACAATATAATTATTTAACTTAGTCCTCCAAATGAGTATTGTCAAGATTCTTACGGAGTTGGAATTGACTTTACAGGTTGATGTGGCTAGTTCGGTCATTTATTAAGAGACACCAAGGGTATCAGTAGCAGGCTGGCAGCTGTGTTTTAATACAGCCCACCTTTAATTACAGAGCCCACTTACTCCACTTAATGCTGTTAAATTATTGTGTTTATCCATTTGACCTGTTCCCTCAACAAATTCTTTCTCAGTCAGTTTTGATGCTACAAATGGATGCTGTTTACCTCTTCTTAGTTACTCTTGGATGGATAGCTTTGACTGTGCACACAACCCGCTGTGTGATGCAATACAGAATGAATAGTGGAAGTTGTCAGGTCATGAACAGGCTGAGCCACTGAGGTTCAATTGCTGATAGAAAAAGTATTCATATCTTGATTTCCCCTCTAAACTTCTTCTCAAGGCCCAATGAAGTAGAAATATCCCATGATTTGATCTGTATCTTCTCTCCCAATAATCTTGTCAAGACCCaccagatttatcttgtgatcCCTTGGAGGGGTCCAACccctaggttgggaaccacCTGATTAGCCCACCTAACCATATTGCTAAAACCAGCTCCATTTAAAGCATCTACAACAGTTAAGTGCTGCttacacactgatgcatcagtattaacaataacaatactGTCAGATATAGAAACATATCAGTTACAGAGGCCATTTCTTTGCAGCATGACTAATTTCACCTCTgatattttaagtacattttgctgaataTAGGACGTTTACTTGTAATTAAGTATTTTAACACTGTGGTGTTAgtgcttttacttaagtaaaggatctgagtacttctttcaccactgctaattacttgagtaaatgtacttggcTATTTTCCACAAGTGGGTTTAATACACCTTCCTTTTGAGCTGATAGTATACATACttaagatttttctttttaacacaaATGCTCATGCTGTTTTGTTATCAGTTAAACATATGTTACGAGACTGCAGATGATGCTGTTGCTGTGACAAGCAGGACTAGGAAACTGTCCTGTGACAAGCATGCTCTCTAGTATTAACCCCAGGAAGGAGTCGTTATACAAGAGCCTTTGCTAGAATACCTACCCGAAATGTAAATCCCCCCTCCCAGCCCATTATACAGGCTACAGGGAGAATGAGCCACCCGACAACACCAAGAGACAATATCCTCTAACCCTTCTCACAAGCAGTCGAACCTGTGAGAAGAGTGCGAAATAACTATACGAAACCGGGATAGGTCATCAAAGACGCCCCgctgaaaaatgctgaaaagcACATAAACCGAGCTGAAAGGAAGCAAAACGAAACCTAACGTTAGTCGTTCGCCAACTTTGTTTGACATATCATGTGTACAAAGAAAGTTTCTCCAAACATGCCAACATTAGTGGGTAGCATTTTTTTGTATTACATAATCAAAACGTG comes from the Lates calcarifer isolate ASB-BC8 linkage group LG9, TLL_Latcal_v3, whole genome shotgun sequence genome and includes:
- the mrps2 gene encoding 28S ribosomal protein S2, mitochondrial, with translation MAVRTLTKGLLGLRQLRTATIGYSCGGHQYATAATVKTPQPQTDDVTEKILNLPLEKPDYFCVSELFSLKDLFDARVHLGHKKGCRHRLMEPYLYGCRLDQDIIDLDQTVEHLQQALNFTAHVAYRGGIILFVNRRRQFVHLVESTARDCGEYAHTRYWQGGLLTNAHIQYSPGVRLPDLIIFLSTLNNVFQQHVGIRDAAKMNIPTVGVVDSNCNPCLVTYPVPGNDDTPAAMELYCRLFKMTITRAKDKRRQMEIVHSLSPPSTPSS
- the ppp1r26 gene encoding protein phosphatase 1 regulatory subunit 26 encodes the protein MYLMNVPPVAATQTEWRTCGPPGGYSLQCFNDSDTELSTRGTPISNKVQMIIESLRSTQSSLEMGDEIEGNVLSGQDGHPQVCKVAVGSYVGAKSKTKGPTENQQADVSSPVNHESSDSDSDDSVDRGIEEAILEYLKEKDDHKRKAEPCSTFLQSSKIQRKNSPIPEVSKQNSDSNTFLITSNQYPKSVKAETPAAPAVIPIKKYIKNKATLNDNMVKKLDSNKSTITKSLISSKEQTKSPSKTIRIFNKVKCPVTVKLEEDSNDSSSDDGIEEAIQRYQLEKREQQNRRDTFNPQAYKDESDSTSDDGIEEAIRCYQLEQLKEKSVLKPFLHKQKHFSKSLIHAVGSTSTENMKKHKLKKKKTRTEKELKSVPPSSAFIPKNSFSEGQRGKGNGLFSFKIESFKDQPTTAPPKVNTTAELMCAEAILDISKTVMPGAFHHSVGLSSSCAPAESSLQPSLPDTCPDEESDDSSIDSEDGIEQEIRKFLEQKAQMHQQPPGSAVTQEPQGMNEPEKAKAKQVATQKKPSRVSLTQRRKHKEENCSIFNMSGIDNSVKVTSPKSLPEHRKDLSPLVSSHRSQTHPVAGLAKTEQSGDKSSSLDSDEDLDTAIKDLLKTKKKSKKKIRDLKRKSRKCLKEEEPLPTNVLQTKKLKPDSFSKRSALKKVQKCKDNIKDKTGLSKKNIFQHKQIDKIKEQEMHGGDTEILKGTEGLDSMLLHNNQTAPQLKEDSSSVDSDDSIEQEIRRFLAEKAKVSTALKSKDGDVSRNGTVTVCTSPQEEEIKQENQLAEIPRISVATPFSGQSPLSCPPQDKQTLPTPQSLLPDISTVGAQSCLSSVQSCSPSVLEPADGAGAARTEQRRPSTGRGDIQDVTPQVERVRPALSPSIAHSRSESNKWRQSLGLPITDTRTFSRTPFHMNSSKISETASAALPYQSGSINLKSQTPVSVWSSTRTSVNTTFRSPVLNLLSAARQHPRMSFTRSLPPGHQSQCSIEGETESMVHMSKDKSVFVELESNRTNHVQVRSRERSEGKERVDLLTEKKREGESMKRDDKEVHLERTEEEFVDEADCESGDRRNPEKQQGFSTLSLSSAIDPGITFRPCIALTTEERSRMFSRRYLAEKCKKEKASLISAPIQSKTLQRVKRKLQFVPVSRRNEAPNQHSITE